AGGCCataattttttaagtaaattgcGTAGTATCAAAATTCCGGTGTAGCATCCTAGCAGAATCGCCACCACGATCattaataattacaatttattatcGATTTCCACAAGAAAACCGAGAAGAAAATGTCAACTGATTCGTGCAAACCTGAAAATCTTTTAGCTGATGAAGTCTTATCTATGTATTGGAAACAAATGCGtgtaacggtagttggtacaaGGTGagatgtaatatattccaactagtcaaaatatattaaaactggtaGATACATTTCAACTGTTTCATACACAATCGCTATGTTAGCAATTCGTGTGTATTAGTAACAGAGTGGTTTTACACGATGAAATACCTTTATCAAGCGAAAgcaattgttgtaaatagagAAATAAAGAAGTTAGCGCTTATCACTgacatttattatgatttctaCTTCAAAATTCGAACATGTAACTTTAAACGTGTGACAGAATcaattaacaaaataatattttatacacgcCTTGAACAATATTGAAAGAACGTATGTATTCGTCGTAAATAGGAAAATTCTTAGAAACTTTATGCAACACGACGTTTCACGGAGTTTAAAATTACATGTCTAAAAAGTTATTGCAAGAATGCGCACGCACATGACATTTATTGTGATTTACGATAAACAATtcatattttagatttaaaacttcaaaaatGGCCGTTCTAAACCGTACAATTTGAACAATATGTTTCATACTCTATTTTTGTAGTTCAAATTACGTATAAAAATATGGCAAAAGTTAGCAAAAGGCCcctcttttattatttattattttttttataaaaattaaattgataattaaatcacaaaatttaaatgttctttttCCTCGCTTTCAACGTCGCAAATTCTGCAATTTCATCTTTCAAAGACATTTTAGAAGGTTCTTCATGTTCAATCAATAATATTCCTAATTCACTGAGCTTGAGTTGactcattgaatttattttattaattgagaaGAAAAGGCATTCAAAAATTATGTTAAACAaaaaacactagtaaataaCATTatcgaatatttcaattaaaataaaataactatccAAAAATCTCGAACGATATAAAATGCGAAAATGTGTCTCTGGCGTTTCCGAAAGAAAATTGAAGATTCACAATACAAACAAatgaaacgaaaatattttactaaccatactttttttaattttaacatcgTTTTTATAGATAACCccagacaattattattactgtaccATAACGGAAAACTATTAAATATCGTGAGAAGGAGTATAACATCGTGAAAATTCGACATGCAAATTTGGAGTATAAACTTTTAAATAGTGCTTCTTATTAGCAATatgaatcattttatttaaaaaccttttAGGCCCCAAAATCTAAATAGTCTGCATGCACCGCATGCCCATGCGGCATAATAATTACGCGCCtggtataattataaaaataatatcgggTTTTTGGAATTTTCCGATTTCGAACAACAgctttccggaaacttttgattttcaaCAACAGGTTTCCGGAAACACTACCGTGAACAGGATCAGGTATCGATGCACTACCAAGTATCGCTATCGGATAATGTAACGGtgctttattttgaaaattgctcgtttttcaacatttttttcaataaattctttgattttggttaaaACTAACCGAGAATAAATAAATGGCACATCCCTTCGAAGTTAGCGGCCAGCGTGTCCATAGTACTCGTTCCTTGGGTCAGCCCTGCTTGTGCGGCTAATTATGTCTGGTATCTTGAATCTCTTTGCACGTGTGTGCATTCCACAACAGCGTATCATTACGGGTAAGTTTTAAAGACGTCTTCGACATATTCATGATAGGTCAAGTCGGATCTGACTCTTGTTTGATTGGTCTAAATTGGCGGGAGTGTTTCGCAACACAAAGCTGTGTACGTACTACCGGTTGGTTAGTGTGTGCATTTGAATTGGTAATGAAAACGGTGTCGCAGTGAACACACAATTTTCTAGTTGATCGTGTGGGACAATGCGATGAATGGGAGAACTTGTCCAATTTAATCCATTGTGTGTTCCACGCGGTGGGTGTCTTGCGAAGGACTACGGATTTAAAATATACGAACAGACCCCACGTCCGCTCCTGAAGCCATCACTCTTCAATTCCCTCCCACTGGACATTTCCCATAAGCTGTCATTTTTGCATTGGCCCAAATTTTGGCCTCCAATTTCAAACGGCTTATGGAATCAACCCCACAAAATTGACCTTTTTTATgtttctatttaaataaattatttattttcaaaagtcaacggcattttttttttgtaaattaaagtACATTAACAATTTAAACATACCCGTAGTCCCCAACGCATACCCATAGTATCTGTTGATTAACCTTCGcgatttcaaattttaagtttatattaaataaatttccatgCACGTATGATTTGTAAAACTAGTCGGACTTGAATAACTGAACAAATGTATAAtccatatttgtacatacatacataaatgcatatacatacatatatgcagggccgccgagaggaatcccgggctcTGGAAAAATAAATCGTATACCCTATGATTAAGGATTGGCGCCAGAATACAAAAATGGGTTCATGATTATCAAtgtctattgttaacctttttttttctctagctttgtagggaTAATATTAATCAAccttctttcctggaaaataaaaCCCGAGCGCCGTCCTTTACCTAtgataaacagaaaaaaaatattatttttaatatgtgaaaaatctatcagaactattagaaaaatacctacatatatggtaaatgttattttttgaaataatcaaatacgaaagtattaatataataggtacgaatgcgcggatcgaaaaataatgaacatttagcattaaaggaatatatgtatttttatttagaataatatagaatatcaatatcgatcagtcgaacgtcccaGCACGGAGCCCCTCAAGTAGTCCGagccctggaactttaacccCAGCTTCCCCCCTCTCCCCTCTCAGCggccctgtatgtatgtacatgtacatatgtatatttattttgtacatactATTTTCATAAATTGCTAAAAGTATGCTAAATTCgctcatctatgtatgtatgtatgtatatacctaccaGAGAAGTCAATACAAAAAGAGATTACATATCATGTCATTAattaatatacctatgtaagtTATTAATGGTTATCTATTTCTGGTAAAAATAGTCATATAGATTACATTGTTTGAATACTTGCTTACAATGTACAATTGTATGTAGAATGAAAACAgcgaaatttgaaattttgaagCAGCCTTGGTTTCTACGGATGTCATGCGGAATCcgtagaaaataatataaaaattctacaattttttttaaatttaaaaaccgtTCCATTATCAATGTCCCACATCGTTTCTCTCgtataatatttactaaatataattttatattttgatctaaatgtttatatttgtatttttttttttgtactaactTTGTAAGGCGAGTTGGTAAGGCTTTGGTCAAAGTTTATAAGACGGAagtaatactttttttaaaaacaacgtttcattattttaaattatttttatctgcttgatatttaatgtgtataataatatgagagtgatttaaattaataaaaaaatttcgaacaatatccgacagccggaagaaGAACTTTTgacttgtgtaagtttccctacatttacgctcaatttgcatcgaaaattatctcataaccggtatgcgtaaatgtgtatgtatattctaatattcctcaaatacatagataaagtcatgggctagtcacatccgaatttttttatatctgaaacGACGAAAATCCACAATTGTGtatcaaaattatcaaaaactcACTAAGAGGAAATTCACTATTCCTGAAAATACTTCGATCTATCactaaaattcatttttcaattgtaatttgtcatttaaaaaaaaaatgcggaGGCATTATAAActtgcatgcaattttttacaaGCAACAAAAACTATTTCGCAAGAGATTCACAGCTGGCAGGtatattcaatttgaataaattatcatAATATCTCGTTTTTAATCTCAATCTATTCTATACACCAATTTTTCATAACAACACttcatttaatagtacaatCGCACGTACATATATGCCGTCTTTGCGATGATTGTCCCGACCTTTTTGCTGACACTTCCAGTACTTTTAGGGCTatggtgaagaagcaaatctgtgcttgatttgcttcttcacctccattgttaattaattttaatatgtttttgtaatttttcttttttgtttgctttatattaccatgtggtgctcattgtacatggaatattatattttcatttatttttgtatatttactttatctatcatgcgaaaattcgaactcgagattttgactgattcgaattcagaatcgatcactgatcacgttttcatgatctagaaaaaatatgtgtgtgtcggtatattttggggatttttcgaacaccgttaatcagtgccggccttaTACCCAATGGATTTCTTTAGGATCATAATTGCACGTAATCAGTTAGAATCTTCAAGCGATatattgaaactgaaaataatgtaaaCGATATTTGGAGAATATCGAAAAAAGTTTGCAATGTTGCAGAAGATTTCGCAACGTAGTATAGCACAAGATTTAAATTGTGGCTGCTACAGGGAaacgttaattataatacaaaagggAATGCGCCTTCACCCAATGAATAGAATTTTCCGAGTACAAATACTTAGTTTCGAAAGTAGaggcgcctttggcgctctaattttaaattttaaagcaccTTTATCGCATcaagcggcgccctaacttatttggcgccctcgggcgtcgcccgacccagccccccctaaaaccggcactgcacATTGATTTATCTCTACAAAAATctcaaaaaagtaatttttttcacatgtttatctctttttactttatctatgtacgtagtaacaatagataaagttttgtgatcatgcgaaaattctaactcgagattttgactgatttgaactcggaatcgattactgatcacgttttcatgatctagaaaaaaatgtatgtgtgtgtattttgtgagatattttaaacaccattagtcctatcaaactgaaacttagtattggttactgaattggtaaatttttttcaaatttttaagttgaccagacctcagtgccggttttaggggggggctagGTTGGGcgacgcccgagggcgccaaataagttagctaaaggcgctttaaaattttaaattagagccccaaaagccattcaaaattttagattagagcgccaaaggtgaaagttctttctaagggtgtttagaaaacaTTGCCTGAGGGCGCtatcgggtgtaaggccggcactgttacaactccccttataggtgttttttaagtttttgaattcaattttatctCCCAGATCGCTAACTAAATCGaactggattttttttttgtctcactgtactgcttctttttttatattttaatctgtatgtgtgccactttaactaaaataaaataaatatttttttttttttcaattcaattgattttggacgtatgtatgtaatagataaTGCTAGTTTCTACCACAATGTATTACCATAATCAACTcagaaaatgaaattttattatagatacacaaataaattctattatagataaatattagtattgattgaaaaattatcaatataaaatataataagtgtGTGTTTGAACAGGCCTGGTGGCCCAGTGCACTGGACAGACGGGGTAAAAAGTGTTGTCCGCGAGTTGGCAGTGCACGTCATTGACTCCACCATGTGCCGTTTCGTTGTTGGTCTGCTCTGCTGTATTTCCTACCTGTTTGTTTGCGCAGCAGATACTCCAGGTAACTTTTGCCAATCATCAAAGATTCAAACAACAACCGATAAAAACGAATTTCCCGCGCAAAACGCtactttcatacatatttcagtTCAACAACACGGCACGTCGTTCAATACCAAATGCTCAATTCAAATCAATAtccatttcaaatatttcatcatttttctACATACGCCTCAtacctaaatatgtacgtatataaaatcaGGTTTTCAAATAATCTGATAATAAAACTTGTCTCAAAATACATCGACAAACATTCAAATTATCATCaacaaatatttacaatatgtacatatttactttttttttttttaattatatatcttGAAAATTTCTCAATGATCGACTGACCTGTTTGGTATTTAAAGTCGGCACTTGTCTTATGCACATATTTTTTAACCAGTCCAAATTATTTCGCAAAATTCGTATGGATAAGACGAATATTTCAAGTATGCAAATTTGAATGCATATAATTTACGACATATTAAAGATGTATAAAATGAACACGCTTATTCATATAAAGTGTAATCAAtactaattcaattaaaaattaattagtatacataaatatatatgtacatatttaaatattaaaacatgatACTTGCTGTGTGAAGAAATTAAATCGACAGGCCaagtatataattataattatcctTCGAAAGTGTTCGTGACAGCTTCAATTAAGACAACTGTTCGGAAGCTTTGACTTAgtacctatataaatatatgtaatgtctCTAATTTATAAATACGCCTCAATGTTAATTTTAGCCAGTAACTGTAAAcatgtgtacatgtgtacgcacattgtatatattttaatctgtCTCCATCAATTGATATAAATCAGCACtagagataaatataaggaaacgGCTACCGAatgacttatacatataatactagtggtcaggtgcacgaaaattcgtgcttgtagataaaatatatttaaatctatatcatatatttaaaataatactcgaATATTTCACATAGCTCCACGATATGTGAAACGCGCTTTTATTTGAAGTATGAAAAAGTATTaatatcgtatatgtacatactatgtatatgcaAGGCTGTTTTATAACTCGGTAGAACGGCGTTCCGGGACCTATTTTCTCGGCATTTTTTTTATGCttcaaacgaatatttttttttgcattttagtttttttagcatttaagtttaataaaaatgaaaaaatatcttgTTACTTCTCAAATGCTGCTCCCGGTTCCCTTAATAAAAAGCCAAAAACAATAACAGAAACGACgacataaaatatggaaatatcggtACAATTTGATGTTCTTGAAACGTCCTAAGCTGATCTCGAAGAGTGAAGCCAAACTCAAAATGAGTTCCgccaccttttttttttttttaaataagccctgcatatgtatgtaatatgtatgtatgtatatagtacatacatacatattacgtatatgtatgtatatgtatatatgtgtatttttatatttatgaatgtatgtatgtgtatttgtgtatacgtgtaagaatttgtgtatatatggatggtgtacatatatgtttatataattgtctttggccaggaaggtgcattgggtttacctgttaggccttcttggtgtaaattaaataaaaaaaataaaaataaaatattatactttccAGATCGGAGGGCTTAGccttttatatacgtatgtatgtacatatatacatatgtacatacataggtagattAGATAGAATAAAATAGTCTATCGATAAAAAATCGCCATTGCTTTTAAAAAATCGTatctatcaaatttacaaaagttaGGGACCGCTGGGTGAACACGCGGCTTCATAAATGTGACAACTGTAAAAGAATCGCCgctttttacaaatcaaaaaaataggATTTTGtaggaaaataattatttgagcgtcgaaattcaatttaaatcgaAGGTGTAtggtttaataaatttttcagaCGTTTCCTATTGGAATGATATCGCCACGGTTGAGCTTGAAGAAgccttaaaattaaaatggaatACTAATAGAGCAAAAAACGTAATCTTATTTGTCGGAGATGGAATGGGACCAAACACGGTAACGGCTACGAGAATATTCAAACATGGAGAAGGTGGAAAATTAGCTTTCGAGAAATTTCCACACGTTGGCTTACTAAAGGTGAGtgtataaaagaaaatttaatttaaatattttagtacctTTGATAAGCATTTGATACTTTCAGACATATTGTAATGATAAGCAAGTACCCGACTCGGCGAGCACAGCAACTGCTTTATTCACGGGTGTTAAAACAAATTATGAAACTGCAGGTGTCACAGGGAATGTAAAACTCAATGATTGTGAAGCATCCCTGAAAGAAGAGCCAAAGTTGAAATCTTTGATAAATTTAGCTATCGAGGCCAAAATGAGTACTGgtaatttattttcttgttaACAATGAAGATACGACCTAATTCTATTGACAATACAAAACTTCGTGTGACACAATGCATACAATACTTAATATTCGTATAGGTTTTGTAACAACAATGAGAGTAACACATGCCACACCGAGTGCTCTATATGCTCACACGGCTAGCAGGAAATGGGAATGTGATGGGAAAATGCCTCCAGGTACAGAAAATTGTAAGGATATCGCTCGGCAACTAATCGAAGATGAACCAGgcaaaaatattaatgtaaatttttaagtccAATTACTAAGTCAACCATCAACTCAAAGTTTCTATTTGAAGAATATTGTAGAATACATAAATAGTTTTACTATAGGTTATTATGGGAGGAGGTAGACAATGTTTGACTGCAAGCGCAATAATCACTGCTGATGATCCCCTCGATTCGTGGACTTGTTCTAGAAAAGATGGGAgaaatttaattgaaacatGGATCGAAGACAAGAAACTGAAATCTGTAAGTCATGCAGTCGCAATGAATAATATAGATTTAGAAACCACACCCACAAACGAAACTGATTATTTCTtaggtaatacatatgtacataataataaaacaaatgatgcataaatataaattataaggcAGTTAATGTTCATTGAATAATTGtcacaattaatccaaaatagGACTATTTGCAAACGGCCATATGAAGATGGAACATGAACGGAATAAAAATGATACGGGAATGCCGTCTATAACAAAAATGACTGAGGTTGCCATAAAAATATTAGAACGCAATCCGAATGGATACTTTTTAatggtaaatatatatttttttgacatgATATCATTGATCGATGCCACAACagccaaaataaataattcgttTATTAGGTAGAAGGTGGAAATATCGATATGGCTCATCATCGTGGCACAGCAAAAAGAGCTATCAATGAAGCAGCCACAATGGACGAGGCGGTAAAAAAAGCATTAGAACTTACAGACTCATCCGATACACTTATAGTAGTTACGAGCgatcatacacatacattatcaATAAACGGTTATGCAGAACGAGGAGCTAATATTTTTGGTAAGAACATTCAGATTTCGCCAAGTATTTGAAATCTTGTACAAGTGTGCAATTTGAATACGAAGTAAAAATGAGTCTTGTATACACAATAGGCTTGTCTACACCCTCAAAAGCAGATGGTAGAAACTACACAACTTTAACCTATGCCACTGGTGGTCCGGGCACTTTTCAATATACAGTTGTGAATAGCAGCGAAGGTATGACCGTTGATAGACGAGATCCTAGCCAAGACGACATCACAGATTTTGATTATGTATCACAAGCAGCAATACTCACAGATGAGAATACGCATGGTGGCGGTGATGTAATAGTATATGCGAAAGGTAAATTTAAATAGTGTGTGTGAGTgatatattattgcattatacTATTGTGAAATGGGTCTGATTAATTCCAGGGCCTTTTGGACATCTTTTTCATAATGTGCATGAGCAGCATTATGTAATGCATGCTGTGAGCTATGCAGCCGGAATTGGTGACTACATAGAGTTCAGACCCAGCAGTGCAACTCTACaatcaaataatttaacaatGACTTTCGTTTTGCTCTGTCTACTAGTCAactttgtaaaattatttattaattaggaatcgatttgaaataaaacgagtctttttcattttaaaatatccaatatatgtatgtatattatacaccaAATGTTATAATTAATCTTCGTTGCTTCCAATGAATATTcctttaataacaataaagtaCAAACAATAAACAGTTAAATATTCAACACAATTTTTATAAGCAAgcaaacaatttttatccatcATCTTATATTCACACacattaatttgttatatttttgatcaCTATTGCAGTTTGCTACTTTgctcattttatacataaaaacaacAAATGCATAGAAATATCCATAGCAAAATAAATATCCAACAGGATCATAAAATACATACTCAACAGTCGAGTCTCATCATATTGTCTACTACATAGTAATAAATTTTCTAACATCCGATCTACCCTGTCTCCCGTTTGGTCTGATTACTTTTGAAAGCAGAAACGCTTGACTGCATAACCGATTGTTATACCCACTCCAAAGGCCAATATTATATGAGGAATATATCTAAAaggtaaaaagtaaatattaaaaattttagaataaagaaaatatgaaattagTACACAAAATGAACTAGAAGAATGCCTTACTCTTTAACGTTAAAATTGCTATTACACTTTGCAGGATCTATAATCAGATCACCAATTTTATACTTTTTCATCAATTctctgaaaattaaaaataaatacatataaaacaacaactaattattaatatattaattatggaTTTAAGTATTGATAAGTACCTAGCATCGCTGCTATGACCGACATCTTCAAACGCTACAGTTGCATCTATACCACCATTTTCAATTAAGACGTCTCCTCCGCCTGGATGCTAAAATATCAATAGTGCACATTTGATTAACAGTCAACAAAGTGAAAGTATTGCGGTCAGAACCAGTTCGAAACAAAATTCAcaccagtacatacatacaatcatcACAAGCCTCAGGCTATGG
This genomic interval from Arctopsyche grandis isolate Sample6627 chromosome 8, ASM5162203v2, whole genome shotgun sequence contains the following:
- the LOC143916057 gene encoding cytochrome b5-like, whose product is MAETTRKISIEEVQRHKTPESLWMIIFNSVYDVTAFLEEHPGGGDVLIENGGIDATVAFEDVGHSSDARELMKKYKIGDLIIDPAKCNSNFNVKEYIPHIILAFGVGITIGYAVKRFCFQK
- the LOC143916055 gene encoding alkaline phosphatase-like, yielding MCRFVVGLLCCISYLFVCAADTPDVSYWNDIATVELEEALKLKWNTNRAKNVILFVGDGMGPNTVTATRIFKHGEGGKLAFEKFPHVGLLKTYCNDKQVPDSASTATALFTGVKTNYETAGVTGNVKLNDCEASLKEEPKLKSLINLAIEAKMSTGFVTTMRVTHATPSALYAHTASRKWECDGKMPPGTENCKDIARQLIEDEPGKNINVIMGGGRQCLTASAIITADDPLDSWTCSRKDGRNLIETWIEDKKLKSVSHAVAMNNIDLETTPTNETDYFLGLFANGHMKMEHERNKNDTGMPSITKMTEVAIKILERNPNGYFLMVEGGNIDMAHHRGTAKRAINEAATMDEAVKKALELTDSSDTLIVVTSDHTHTLSINGYAERGANIFGLSTPSKADGRNYTTLTYATGGPGTFQYTVVNSSEGMTVDRRDPSQDDITDFDYVSQAAILTDENTHGGGDVIVYAKGPFGHLFHNVHEQHYVMHAVSYAAGIGDYIEFRPSSATLQSNNLTMTFVLLCLLVNFVKLFIN